The Streptomyces sp. NBC_00440 genome contains a region encoding:
- a CDS encoding glycosyltransferase family 2 protein, with protein MAVDVVLPCLDEAGALPRVLERIPSGWRALVVDNGSTDGSAAIAADLGATVVHEPRRGFGAACHAGLRAATAELVCFCDCDGSLDPGLLTGLVRRVTDGESDLVLGRRRPTGRGAWPLHARAGNYALSRMLHTRTGLRLRDLGPMRAARRTALLGLELTDRRSGYPLEMVVRAADAGWRITEQDVPYRPRTGKSKVTGTWRGTWQAVGDMRSVLNRPAPAVTAVR; from the coding sequence ATGGCGGTGGACGTCGTCCTCCCCTGCCTCGACGAAGCCGGAGCGCTGCCCCGGGTGCTGGAGCGCATCCCGTCCGGCTGGCGGGCACTCGTGGTCGACAACGGCTCGACCGACGGTTCGGCCGCCATCGCCGCCGACCTCGGGGCCACCGTCGTCCACGAACCCCGCCGCGGCTTCGGCGCCGCCTGCCACGCGGGCCTGCGCGCCGCGACCGCTGAGCTGGTGTGCTTCTGCGACTGCGACGGCTCGCTGGATCCCGGGCTGCTGACCGGCCTCGTCCGCCGGGTCACTGACGGCGAGTCCGACCTCGTGCTGGGCCGCCGGCGTCCCACCGGGCGCGGCGCCTGGCCGCTGCACGCCCGCGCGGGCAACTACGCGCTCTCCCGGATGCTGCACACCCGCACCGGGCTGCGCCTGCGCGACCTCGGCCCGATGCGCGCCGCCCGCCGTACGGCGCTGCTCGGCCTCGAACTGACCGACCGGCGCAGCGGCTACCCGCTGGAGATGGTCGTACGAGCGGCCGACGCGGGGTGGCGGATCACCGAGCAGGACGTGCCCTACCGGCCGCGCACCGGGAAGTCCAAGGTCACGGGCACCTGGCGGGGCACCTGGCAGGCGGTGGGCGACATGCGTTCCGTACTGAACCGCCCCGCGCCCGCCGTGACGGCGGTGCGATGA
- a CDS encoding response regulator transcription factor has protein sequence MQNPHPAIAPPRVLVVDDDPTVSEVVAGYLDRAGYSVDRAADGPAALECAARSRPDLVVLDLMLPGMDGLEVCRVLRDRGPVPVIMLTARGDEDDRILGLEIGADDYVTKPFSPRELVLRVDSVLRRSRSGGDRPGPLLHAAGVTVDPAARRATKDGRELALTLREFDLLAYLIGHPGQACGREQLMHEVWGWEFGDLSTVTVHVRRLRGKIEDDPAAPRLIRTVWGVGYRFEDGTGPGSAESGGGLESGAGGGSDAGAGSDADAGADAGAGEARSGSGEAGAR, from the coding sequence ATGCAGAACCCGCACCCCGCCATCGCCCCGCCCCGCGTGCTGGTCGTCGACGACGACCCGACCGTCTCCGAAGTCGTCGCCGGCTACCTCGACCGGGCCGGGTACTCAGTGGACCGCGCGGCCGACGGCCCGGCCGCCCTGGAGTGCGCGGCGCGTTCCCGGCCCGATCTGGTGGTGCTCGATCTGATGCTGCCGGGCATGGACGGTCTGGAGGTGTGCCGGGTGCTGCGGGACCGCGGCCCGGTCCCGGTGATCATGCTGACCGCGCGCGGCGACGAGGACGACCGGATCCTCGGGCTCGAAATAGGCGCGGACGACTACGTCACCAAGCCGTTCAGCCCGCGTGAACTGGTGCTCCGCGTCGACTCGGTGCTGCGGCGCAGCCGTTCGGGCGGCGACCGGCCGGGGCCGCTGCTGCACGCCGCGGGGGTCACGGTGGACCCCGCGGCCCGGCGTGCCACCAAGGACGGACGCGAACTCGCCCTGACGCTGCGGGAGTTCGATCTGCTGGCCTATCTGATCGGACATCCGGGGCAGGCCTGCGGCCGGGAGCAGCTGATGCACGAGGTGTGGGGCTGGGAGTTCGGCGATCTGTCGACGGTCACGGTCCATGTGCGCCGGCTCCGCGGCAAGATCGAGGACGATCCCGCCGCACCGAGGCTGATCCGGACCGTGTGGGGGGTCGGGTACCGGTTCGAGGACGGTACGGGCCCCGGGAGCGCGGAGTCGGGCGGGGGCCTGGAATCCGGTGCGGGCGGGGGCTCGGATGCCGGTGCGGGCTCGGATGCCGACGCGGGCGCTGATGCCGGTGCGGGCGAGGCCCGGTCCGGGTCGGGAGAGGCGGGCGCGCGATGA
- a CDS encoding sensor histidine kinase has translation MKDLLLIALYAFLGAGAAGLIGAGALWRLRHRSVALSLTVISAVAVTAMLAGTLAVARAMFLSPHDLKVVTLVVAMAAVVSLATALLLGRWVVAGSRALTLATRSFGDGGDFAVPGGAPTAELADLGRELAATSEKLAASRRREQALETSRRELVAWISHDLRTPLAGLRAMSEALEDGMAADPERYFRQIRTEVDRMNTMVGDLFELSRIHAGALTLTPIRMSVYDLVGDALAGADPLAREHGVRLEGGGVEPLPVDVDGKEMTRVLANLLVNAIHRTPADGTVAIAAEQRAGSVVLSVTDGCGGIPEDDLARVFDTGWRGTEARTPPAGAGLGLAIVRGIVEAHAGQAAVRNVTGGCRFEVTLPAAR, from the coding sequence ATGAAGGATCTGCTGCTGATCGCCCTGTACGCGTTCCTCGGCGCCGGTGCGGCCGGGCTGATCGGGGCCGGCGCCCTGTGGCGGCTGCGCCACCGCTCGGTCGCCCTGTCGCTCACTGTCATCTCGGCCGTCGCGGTGACCGCGATGCTCGCGGGGACGCTGGCGGTGGCCAGAGCGATGTTCCTGTCGCCGCACGACCTCAAGGTGGTGACGCTGGTGGTGGCGATGGCCGCCGTGGTCTCGCTGGCGACCGCGCTGCTGCTCGGCCGCTGGGTCGTCGCGGGCAGCAGGGCACTGACGCTGGCCACGCGGTCCTTCGGCGACGGGGGCGACTTCGCCGTACCGGGTGGGGCGCCCACCGCCGAACTGGCCGACCTGGGAAGGGAGCTCGCCGCGACGAGCGAGAAGCTGGCGGCGTCACGCCGCCGTGAGCAGGCACTTGAGACCTCGCGGCGTGAGCTGGTCGCCTGGATCTCGCACGATCTGCGGACTCCGCTCGCCGGGTTGCGGGCGATGTCCGAGGCGCTGGAGGACGGGATGGCCGCCGACCCCGAGCGCTACTTCCGGCAGATCCGCACCGAGGTGGACCGGATGAACACCATGGTCGGCGACCTCTTCGAACTGTCCCGCATCCATGCGGGGGCGCTCACGCTGACGCCGATCCGGATGTCCGTGTACGACCTGGTGGGCGACGCGCTGGCCGGGGCGGACCCGCTGGCCCGCGAGCACGGCGTCCGGCTGGAGGGGGGCGGGGTGGAGCCGCTGCCCGTCGATGTGGACGGCAAGGAGATGACCAGGGTCCTGGCCAATCTGCTGGTCAACGCCATCCACCGGACACCGGCCGACGGCACGGTGGCGATCGCGGCCGAGCAGCGGGCCGGCTCCGTCGTCCTCTCGGTGACCGACGGCTGTGGCGGCATCCCGGAGGACGATCTGGCGCGGGTCTTCGACACCGGCTGGCGGGGCACCGAGGCCCGCACGCCCCCGGCGGGCGCCGGTCTCGGCCTGGCCATCGTGCGCGGCATCGTGGAGGCGCACGCCGGTCAGGCCGCGGTGCGCAACGTGACCGGCGGCTGCCGCTTCGAGGTCACCCTGCCCGCGGCTCGCTGA
- a CDS encoding ABC transporter ATP-binding protein, producing the protein MVVIPTDPGTPDSRSARRYLWWLVVVQRRRIVAGALLGSAWMIGLTLPPYLLSRAIDGGLRAGNPGTLLRWTAALLAVGVLNAWLGIMRHRTMTKVRMDAAFRTVQAVVRHSTRLGAALPLRVTAGEVATIGGSDVARISETLTVTGPGVGAVVAYFVVAGLLFSVSPLLMAVLLLGVPLLAVVIGPLLGRLQGAESAYRQSQGELTALLTDLVGGLRVLGGLGGKGLYADRYRAGSQRLRAEGYRVGAVTSWIQALAVGLPALFLAAVTWLAARMAAEGTITVGQLVAVYGYVAVLVAPVTFLIEGGYGISRGLVAARRVVRFLTLGPHAGPAEHHGPAAAPERPSVLRDPTSGTEAAPGLLTALVSARPAETAAVVDRLGRFTASDVTWGPVRLDAVSAAQVRARILVADNEAYLFAGTLREALVGRQDRDDDAIAGALHTAVAEDVVAGLPDGLGSAVDAMGRNLSGGQRQRIRLAGALLADPEVLLAVDPTSAVDAHTEAAVAARVKEARTGRTTLVTTTSPLFLERADTVYYLVDGVAAAAGSHVELMRDQPGYRALVARSTGEETAAGDGTAAGDLPGSRAAPDSGAAGRAAAGGAGAGGPGVESTAAGADGGAAGTPTSKEAVR; encoded by the coding sequence ATGGTGGTCATACCGACGGACCCGGGCACCCCCGACAGCCGGAGCGCCCGGCGCTACCTGTGGTGGCTGGTGGTCGTGCAGCGCCGCAGAATCGTCGCGGGCGCCCTGCTGGGCAGCGCGTGGATGATCGGTCTCACGCTGCCGCCCTATCTGCTGTCCCGGGCGATCGACGGAGGACTCAGGGCCGGAAACCCGGGGACGCTGCTCCGCTGGACCGCCGCGCTGCTGGCCGTCGGAGTGCTGAACGCCTGGCTCGGCATCATGCGCCACCGCACCATGACCAAGGTCAGGATGGACGCGGCCTTCCGCACGGTGCAGGCAGTCGTGCGGCACTCCACCCGGCTGGGGGCCGCACTGCCCCTCCGGGTGACGGCCGGTGAGGTCGCCACGATCGGCGGCAGCGATGTGGCACGCATCAGCGAGACCCTCACGGTCACCGGGCCCGGGGTCGGAGCCGTGGTGGCGTACTTCGTGGTGGCCGGTCTGCTGTTCTCCGTGTCACCGCTCCTCATGGCCGTCCTGCTGCTCGGCGTACCGCTGCTCGCCGTCGTGATCGGGCCGCTCCTCGGGCGTCTGCAGGGGGCCGAGTCCGCCTACCGGCAGAGCCAGGGCGAACTCACCGCCCTGCTCACCGATCTCGTGGGCGGACTGCGGGTCCTCGGCGGCCTCGGCGGCAAGGGGCTGTACGCCGACCGCTACCGCGCCGGTTCGCAGCGCCTCCGCGCGGAGGGGTACCGGGTGGGCGCCGTGACCAGCTGGATCCAGGCGCTCGCGGTGGGGCTGCCCGCGCTCTTCCTCGCAGCCGTCACCTGGCTCGCGGCCCGGATGGCGGCCGAGGGGACGATCACAGTGGGCCAACTGGTGGCGGTGTACGGCTATGTGGCGGTTCTCGTGGCCCCGGTGACCTTCCTCATCGAGGGCGGTTACGGCATCAGCCGGGGTCTGGTAGCGGCCCGCCGGGTGGTGCGGTTCCTCACGCTGGGACCGCACGCGGGACCGGCCGAGCACCATGGCCCCGCGGCCGCCCCGGAGCGGCCGTCCGTACTGCGTGATCCCACGTCCGGTACCGAGGCGGCGCCCGGGCTGCTGACGGCACTGGTCAGCGCCCGGCCCGCGGAGACGGCCGCGGTGGTCGACCGGCTCGGCCGGTTCACCGCTTCGGACGTCACCTGGGGCCCCGTGCGGCTCGACGCGGTTTCCGCGGCGCAGGTGAGGGCGCGGATCCTGGTCGCGGACAATGAGGCGTACCTGTTCGCGGGAACGCTGCGCGAGGCCCTCGTGGGCCGGCAGGACCGGGACGACGACGCCATCGCCGGTGCGCTCCACACCGCGGTGGCCGAGGACGTCGTCGCGGGTCTCCCTGACGGGCTCGGCTCGGCGGTCGACGCCATGGGCCGCAATCTCTCCGGCGGCCAGCGGCAGCGGATCCGGCTCGCCGGGGCCCTGCTGGCCGACCCCGAAGTACTGCTGGCGGTCGATCCCACGTCGGCGGTCGACGCGCACACCGAGGCGGCCGTCGCGGCCCGGGTGAAGGAGGCCCGCACCGGCCGCACGACCCTGGTCACCACCACCTCACCGCTGTTCCTGGAGCGGGCCGACACCGTGTACTACCTGGTGGACGGCGTGGCCGCCGCTGCCGGCAGCCACGTCGAGCTGATGCGCGACCAGCCCGGCTACCGGGCGCTGGTAGCGCGCAGCACCGGTGAGGAGACGGCGGCCGGGGACGGCACCGCGGCCGGTGACCTGCCGGGCAGCCGGGCCGCACCGGACAGCGGTGCGGCGGGTCGCGCCGCTGCCGGCGGAGCCGGGGCGGGCGGCCCCGGGGTGGAGAGCACCGCGGCCGGAGCCGATGGCGGGGCAGCCGGTACGCCCACGTCGAAGGAGGCCGTACGGTGA
- a CDS encoding class I SAM-dependent methyltransferase, producing the protein MSAPVRARCWQSDPYTDALRTGRGPLFLRRADGWLLPLDVERWCAGADRADMSVLARCEGTVLDIGCGPGRLVAALAGLGHRALGVDVSPAAVARTARAGAPALCRSVFDRLPGEGRWGTALLIDGNIGIGGDPRTLLGRAAQLIAPQGLLLAEAAPVDVDECVRVRVDDGRGGAGADFPWARVGVRALLGHARAAGWSAAGQWQEEGRRFVALRRSGAVVHQAHPAAEASGHGF; encoded by the coding sequence GTGAGCGCGCCCGTGCGGGCCCGCTGCTGGCAGTCCGATCCGTACACCGACGCCCTGCGCACCGGACGCGGCCCGCTGTTCCTCCGCCGCGCAGACGGCTGGCTCCTTCCGCTCGACGTGGAACGCTGGTGCGCGGGCGCCGACCGTGCCGACATGTCCGTGCTCGCCCGGTGCGAGGGGACCGTCCTGGACATCGGCTGCGGCCCCGGCCGACTGGTCGCCGCACTGGCCGGTCTCGGCCACCGGGCCCTCGGCGTCGACGTCAGCCCCGCGGCCGTCGCCCGCACCGCACGCGCCGGAGCGCCCGCGCTGTGCCGCTCCGTGTTCGACCGGCTGCCGGGGGAGGGGCGGTGGGGTACGGCGCTGCTCATCGACGGCAACATCGGCATCGGCGGCGACCCGCGCACCCTGCTCGGCAGGGCCGCGCAACTCATCGCCCCTCAAGGGCTGTTGCTGGCCGAGGCCGCCCCGGTCGATGTCGACGAGTGCGTACGCGTCCGCGTCGACGACGGCAGAGGCGGCGCCGGGGCCGACTTCCCCTGGGCCCGGGTCGGCGTACGCGCGCTCCTGGGCCACGCACGCGCGGCCGGCTGGAGCGCGGCCGGGCAGTGGCAGGAGGAGGGCCGCCGCTTCGTCGCGCTCCGCCGCTCCGGTGCCGTCGTGCACCAGGCGCACCCGGCTGCGGAGGCGTCCGGCCACGGATTCTGA
- a CDS encoding TIGR04282 family arsenosugar biosynthesis glycosyltransferase: MTTLLVIAKEPLPGRVKTRLTPPYTPQQAAQIAEAALSDTLTAVLDCPARRRILVLEGAPGKWLPPGIEVVPQSGGGLDERLAAAFALCTGPALLVGMDTPQLTPALLAPVLGPGGWSGCDAWFGPAADGGFWALGFAEPRPELIRGVPMSTPGTGAAQRARLTDAGLAVRDLPELRDVDTADDVRTVAAAIPHSGFAAAFAGIAAAAPAPVPDTAPSAHRTGART, from the coding sequence ATGACCACGCTGCTCGTCATCGCCAAGGAGCCGCTGCCGGGCCGGGTCAAGACCCGGCTCACGCCGCCCTACACCCCGCAGCAGGCGGCGCAGATCGCCGAGGCCGCGCTCAGCGACACGCTCACAGCGGTCCTGGACTGCCCCGCCCGCCGCCGGATCCTGGTGCTCGAAGGCGCGCCGGGTAAGTGGCTGCCGCCCGGTATCGAGGTCGTACCGCAGAGCGGCGGCGGACTCGACGAACGGCTCGCCGCGGCGTTCGCCCTCTGTACCGGCCCCGCACTGCTCGTCGGCATGGACACCCCGCAACTCACCCCCGCACTGCTGGCCCCCGTGCTCGGACCCGGCGGCTGGAGCGGCTGCGACGCCTGGTTCGGTCCGGCCGCCGACGGCGGGTTCTGGGCACTCGGATTCGCGGAACCCCGCCCCGAACTGATCCGCGGCGTTCCCATGTCGACCCCGGGGACCGGCGCGGCCCAGCGGGCCCGGCTGACCGATGCCGGGCTCGCCGTCCGTGATCTGCCCGAGCTGCGCGACGTCGACACCGCCGACGACGTACGGACGGTGGCCGCCGCCATTCCGCACAGCGGTTTCGCGGCAGCCTTCGCGGGCATCGCTGCCGCAGCACCCGCTCCCGTCCCTGACACCGCCCCGTCCGCGCACCGCACCGGAGCCCGGACGTGA